From the genome of Dermochelys coriacea isolate rDerCor1 chromosome 1, rDerCor1.pri.v4, whole genome shotgun sequence:
ccaggggatcctggccatctgttccctgagggagtcaaagtctgctttcctgaagtccagggtccgtatcctgctgcttacctttcttccctgcgtcaggatcctgaactcaaccaactcatggtcactgcctcccagattcccatccacttttgcttcccccactaattctacccggtttgtgagcagcaggtcaagaaaagcgctccccctagttggctcccctagcacttgcaccaggaaattgtcccctacgctttccaaaaacttcctggattgtctatgcaccgctgtattgctctcccagcagatatcaggaaaattaaagtcacccatgagaatcagggcatgcgatctagtagcttccgtgagttgccggaagaaagcctcatccacctcatccccctggtccggtggtctatagcagactcccaccatgacatcactcttgttgcacacacttctaaacttaatccagagacactcaggtttttccacagtttcgtaccggagctctgagcagtcatactgctcccttacatacagtgctactcccccaccttttctgccctgcctgtccttcctgaacagtttataaccatccatgactgtactccagtcatgtgagttatcccaccaagtctctgttattccaatcacgtcataattccttgacatcaccaggacctccagttctccctgcttgtttccaaggctttgtgcatttgtatataagcacttgagataacctgttgatcgcccctcattcccagtatgaggcaggagccctcccctcacagacattcctgcctgtgcttcctcccggtatcccgctttcccacttacctcagggctttggtctccttcccccggtgaacctagtttaaagccctcctcactaggttagccagcctgctggcaaagatgttcttccctctcttcgtaagatggagcccgtctctgcccagcactcctccttcatggaacaccatcccatggtcaaagaatccaaagccttctctccgacaccacctgcgtagccattcgttgacctccacgattcgacggtccctacccaggccttttccttccacggggaggatggacgagaacaccacttgcgcctccaactcctttatccttcttcccagagccacgtatcatagaatcatagaatatcagggttggaagggaccccagaaggtcatctagtccaaccccctgctcaaagcaggaccaagtcccagttaaatcatcccagctagggctttgtcaagcccttTGTCAAACCCAAGCggacgtagtccgcagtgatccgctcaaggtcattcttggcagtatcattggtgcccacgtggagaagcaggaaggggtagcgatccgagggcttgatgagtctcggcagtctctccgtcacatcacgaatcttagcccctggcaagcagcagacttctcggttttcccggtcagggcggcagatagatgactcagtcccccggaggagagagtccccgaccaccaccacccgccttctcctcttgggagtggtggtcgtggaacccccaacctcaggacatcgcatctcatgcctcccaaccagcggagtctccttctgctttctccccccgacctatcatctggtccactctccgcaatggtacctgtggagagaacatgaaagcggttagttacctgtgtctgtgttactggaacccggacattccgcttacctcttctggaggtcacatgttgccaagcttcttcactggcctcttggctcctatACAATACAATTTGTTGTATTGAAGGAGAATCTGAGGCCTCCAACCTCATTGATTTGGTGACTGAATTCTAAAACGACTCATCCCGTGAAAGCATTGAGGTACGCCATAACATAACACCACTTGAACAGACAGAGGTATTGTCTGTACTGCAAGTATACAAACAAATGTTCTTTAGCAAACCAGGACAAAGACCCATAAAatcatcactttgaattttatAATCCTTGATCATAACatgaattataacgttcaaaaaccagtcaaagAACACTTTAATCttcctggtcactcgattacagacctaaaagtcgcaatattacaagaaaaaaacttcagaaacagactccaacaagagcctgctgaattggaattaatttgcaaaccggacatcattaaattaggcttgaataaagactgggagtggatgggtcattacacaaagtaaaactatttccccatgaagaaaaggagtacttgtggcaccttagagactaacaaatttatttgagcataagctttcgtgagctacagctcacttcatcggatgcatttggtggaaaatatagtgaggagaggcatccgatgaagtgagctgtagctcacgaaagcttacgctcaaataaatttgttagtctctaaggtgccacaagtactccttttcttttttgcgaatacagactaacacggctgctactctgaaacctgttatttccacctggttatttccccccctactgttactctcaccttcttgtcaactgttggagaAGCATCATTCcttgaaatcacttaaaatctgtgtCTCTGTCGTTAATAAACGTGTCTTATTGTTTTATCTGAACCAGTCTGTCTGGATTGCGTGTGGGAAGCTCTGTTTGGGATAGCAAGGCTGGTGCATATCTCATTCTCCTGTGAAAGGACAGACCTTTCATGCGCTTGCATTGTTCAGCAGTGccagacacacatttctgggagaCAAGGCGGGGGCTAAGACTTTGCGGATGTCTCCCTGTTCGTAGTTCATGAGGGACTGGTCAGAGGGCTCATGTGTCTAGCAGGGAATGTATGCACATGCTGATGGCTTTGAGCAGGCCAGGAGTGGCTGCTCTGACAAGCGCCGCAGTGTAACAGGCCCCAGGTTCAAGAATTATGGGGATGCAGCTGTTCGAGGGTCCAGCacgtaccctggggaatgtcacagtgtaCAGAGTGTgagctgggccatgcctggggcAGGGTAGTGCGGGGAGGGGCAGGCCTGCCTGAGTTCCAGCAGCCGCAGGGATGGAGCCGGGAAGGCAGTCCCCCTCTACCCCAGGCTGATGGGTGGCATTTGATTCTCTCTTGCAGCACGGCAGAGCGTCTCCTGCCAGGAGCCCAGTTCCATCGCTATGTGAGCGGCCAGCGCAGCGCTGTGCGCTCCCCTGTCCCCTACACCCTCCATGAGGAGCTGGCTGAGCACATTGACTTTGGTATGAGCTGGCccgggctggggggaagggctgcATGTTCCTGGGTGCTGTGGAGACCTGGAGAGCTCACGCAGGCTCACCTGGTGTGTTAGATGTGCTAACCCAAGCACCCGCTGCTCCCAGCTGGCTCCTGCAATTCCTCAGCCACTCCACTCTCCTTCGTGGCCGGTCAGGCCCCTCCTACTCCCAGACATGGTACCAGTGTCCCTAGGCCTGTCCCAGGGTCTCTActctgcagatggggaaacaggccaCGCATTATTAACTAGTGTTAGCCAAGCCTGATGCTCCCACCCCCGCCGTGCAAGGTGAAGGATATGAGGTGATGTTACCTGCTACTactatgcagccacctctggggtgggaagcagcagcTACTCAGCAATGACACAAGAATACTACGGAGCATTTTGGGATAGGAGGTGAAGGGGAATCTTAGCTCTTCCCTGCAGGGAGGCATGGAAGCGGTTTGGTTGTAGGGGTACGCTGACTCTGGGAAGCCTGCTGGGCACTGGGGCTGCACGGACCCCAAGGGGAGAGCACCTACCCTGCAGCACCTGGCTCTTTGTGGGTCATCTCTCATCCGCACatgggccagcccagccctgctggggcGGAGATCTGGGAGGCTCCCAGCGCAGAGTGAATGAGCTTTCACTGCTCCCATGCAGACCAGAAAGGAGGAGGGGCTAGaacagaaccccccccccaaaccccgctGGAGATGCAGGCCCCTGTCTCCTGTGCTTTCTCCTTGGCACCCAGTGGGTGGCCTGCACCGGTTCCCTGCGGAAAGGAAGATGGTGATCAGGGCCTCGAGAAAGGAGGAGGCGATGGCACACCACCAGCAGAGGAGAGTCGCTTTCCATCTGGGCGTGACGCCTGCTGTCCTCCGCAAGAGATACAACCTGACTGATGGGGACATCGGGGCAATGCCCAATAACAGCCAGGCCTGTGCCCAGGTAACCATAGTGACACCCTTCCGTGACAATAGCCATGCTTGAGCCCAGGTAACCATGGTTACACACACATCCCATAACAGTGGCCTGCCTGTGCCCCAGGACCCATGGGAACCCCACCTGTTGACAGCAGAAGCAAGGCCTGTGTGCAGGCACCGAAGCTGGCTCAGGGACAGCCAGTGGggatcccagcagggggtgcacgCTTCCTCCCGGTCTGGGAGCTCGGGGGATGGACGGTGCTCTGGGTGGGGTGAGGAATGTCACGGCCTCCCTGCCTGTCCCCGCAGTTCCTGGAGCAGTATTTCCACCCGGCCGATCTGGCGGAGTTCATGTGGCTCTTCGGAAGCAGCTTTGGGCACCGCTCCCAGGTTGACCGGGTGGTCGGGCACCAACGGCTGGGCAAGGCGGGGCTGGAGGCCAGCCTGGATGTGGAGTACATCATGAGCACAGGTGCCAACATCTCCACCTGGGTCTTCAGTAATGCAGGTACCGACCCCACCCCTGACACAGGCCTGcgcctccccaaccccccacgcaGGTACTGACCCCACCCCGACACAGGCTCCCCTTTGTGCccccccctcagcccctccaTACACATACAGGCCTCCACACAGGTACTGAGCCCACCCCGACACAGGCCTGTGctctcccatcctccccccccgctATGCAAGTACCGACCCCATCCTGACACAGGCCTGTGCCCCCCCATAAACCCATGTCGATTGGCATTAATTGTTATCCTCCTTCACTTCTTTcctaattgagtcctgtatcagccacttcaTTATCTTACTCCAGATCACCAACAAACCTATAATTTCCCATTATTATTCCCATTAAACGGGCTGTCCCTTTTACGGTCtctttgaatattggcacaacgtgagctttcttccagtcctgtggatcttccccagtgctccagaaCTGACTGAAATCCAACATAAGTGGTTCAGGAAGCTGCTTGGCCAGCTCTTTTCATCTCTCTTGGGTGCAAGAGAGATTGAAACGACTGGGAGAAGTGATACGAATGAGAGGTGACATGAGAAAAGTCTGTCACTACTGATTGGTCAAGAGAAGGGAGATTGCGGGTTTCTCTTTTCCCTGTCTCTCAGCAATGGGATAGGGGGACAATCAGTGACatggaaaggaaatactttttcatggTATAtgtaattagcctgtggaactcactgccaaagGATGCATCTGAGGCGAAGGACTTGGCAAGACTAAATGAGGGACGGGCCATTCGCTGGCTGCAATGAGTATAGTGAGTTACAGTTCTGGCAGGGATGTTATATTGTCTCTGTTAGTGCCCAGGATGAGACCTGGGGGCTAGGAGTTCTCTAACCCATGTTATGTTCATGCACTGCTTTCCCTCTCCTGGGccttctctgctctgccccatggGGATGGAGGCTCCAGATGGGGCTGATCCTTCTCTGCTGCCCCTTGCAGGGAGGCATGAGAGCCAGGAGCCCTTCCTGGCCTGGATGCTGCTGCTCAGTAACACATCCTCCCTGCCCTGGGTGCACTCAGTGAGCTACGGAGACGATGAGGACAGCCTGTCCTGGGCCTACATGGAGCGTCTCAATGTGGAGTTCATGAAGGCTGCTGCACGGGGCTTGACTCTGCTCTTTGCCTCAGGTACACGCAGCCTGCCGGCGCCTCTTGCCCTCAGCTGCCTTCCTCCCTGGGAGCGCGTGgatcctgctggctgtgctgcatgGATTCtgctgggacccaggagtcccCCTGGTCACTCCCTGCAGCActtgggtggggaggtgggtgcctggctcctggccccaaCAAGGGTCCAGGCCTCACCAGCCATCCCCTTTGGCCCCGTCTGTCTACCGCCACCCATAGGCTAGGCTGACCCAGAACTCCTGCCTTGCAGGTGATGAGGGAGCTGGCTGCAGAAAGCTTGCTGGAGGGAGGCACACTTTCCGGCCCAGCTTCCCAGCCTCcaggtaagggggtggggagggctgggaaGTCTTGGGCAGACAATGCTGCAACCCTGGCCTCAAGCTCAGCATGCAGTGCCCTGGCCAAGCAGCCATGGGGATGTGCAGCCTGTTACAACtcctggccctgctctgccctgggctGAGTGTTCCTGGTAGAGCCCCAGCCAGGAGGTTTGGGGCTGctgtggcagagatggggagCAGCAACACAGATGAGATTGGAGGGTGAGAGCAGGGGAGGCGGTGAGAGAAGACTGGACGGGGCAGGCCAGGCAGGGAAGGCTGGAGGGGAAGGCTGGAAGGGCAGGCGGGTCAGGGCAGGCTGGAgagggaaggcagcaggggcaggctggagggggcaggcggggcgggggcaggcaggaggggaaggcgggctggggcaggctgggcgGGGGAAGGTAGGGTAGGCAGGCCTGGCTGGGAAGGCTGGGGCAGACAGGAGGGGAAGGCTAAAGGGGAAGGCCGGTCAGTGCAGGCAGCAAGCTTCCCCAGGGAATGGAAAGGGGCTCAGAGACCAATGCAAACTGACTCTGAGCAATCCCAGGGCTGTGTGGGGAAGGGAGCCCTGAGAACTGCCAGCTCtagggggcagtggggcttggaaGGCCAGAGAAGTGGGGGCTCCTGCAGTATTCGTGAGAGTCTCTCtgttaatgggagctgctggcccCGCAATGAGAAGTTGTCTCTGGTGGCCTGGCCAGTTCAGCTCCCCACACCTGTCCCCACAGCCCCTATGTGACCACAGTGGGTGGCACAGCCTTTAAGAACCCCTTCCAAGTGACCTGGGAGGTGACAGACTATATCAGCGGCGGGGGCTTCAGCAATGTCTTTCCTATGCCTGACTATCAGGTACGTGTGGCTGGGCCGGGGTGTTAGGCTTGGTGCGGGAAGTGCAGCGCAGTAGCTGGCAGGTTGGGTGGGGGGTAGGTTGGGGGGGTTACTGGTGGgatgggttggggggaaggggcaggatgtTAGCTGGGGGGGTGGTGAGGGGCAGGATAGtggcaggtggggcaggggcaggggcaggatggTAGCTGGGGGGGTGGTGAGGGGCAGGATAGTGGCAGGTGGGGCGGGGGCCGGTGCGAGGTTTCCCTCCACATCTGTCTGTCTCTTCCAGGCTGCAGCTGTCAGGAATTTCTTGCACTCGGCCCCAAAGCTGCCACCCCACTCCTACTACAACAGCAGCGGCCGTGCCTACCCCGACTTGGCTGCCCTGTCTGACAATTACTGGGTGGTGACCAACCATATCCCCCTGCCCTGGGTGTCTGGGACATCGGTAAGGAGCAGCCCTAGGCAGGGCCGTGGGCAATGAGTCCCCTGACATCTCCAGGGCCCTGACGCACCTTTCCTCCCCCCATCAGGCCTCCACCCCTGTGGTGGGGGGCATTGTGGCCCTGATCAACGACCGCCGTTTGCAGAAAGGTCTGCCGCCCCTGGGCTTCCTGAACCCAGCGCTCTACAAACTGCAGGAGAAGGGATCTAGTACCGCCCTCTACGACgtgagtggggctgaggggtgaAGTATCAGCAGCTGTGGGTTCTGTGCAAGGGGAGGATGCAGGCCCGGGAGCTGGAGAGACGAGCCCTGTCTGAGGGTGAAGGAAGAAGGGATTCCCCCCTGGTTTGCCCTGGatccaggggaggggggggcctggctggggcttctccagctccagccttggagtgTCCTGTAGCTGGAACTCCCCCTCTGCGGGGCAGTGGTTCCCTGTtgccctgctcctggctctgTGCTTGTCTGCATGTGGTCGGGGCAGCTAGCGACTGCAGCGTGTACTTACTGAGCTCTCTGACTCCCCAGGTCACCCAGGGCTGCCACCTGTCGTGTCTGGATGCAGCAGTGGAAGGGCAGGGGTTCTGTGCTggcccctcctgggaccccgtcACAGGCTGGGGCACCCCcaacttcccacagctcctgagaGCTCTGCTCAACCAGTGATGCCGGCAGCAGGAGGAAAGGGCTAGGGCTAGGGCTAGACAGGGGTACACAGCAGGCTAAACCACAGGACCAACCCCAttctcaccccctccctcccaccatctAACCTGAGCAGGGTCACCTTCCTCTGAGCTGTAGGGCAAAGGGGCAGGTCACTGCTCCTCCTGCCCCTTTACGTTAGTGAGCAGGCGGGGATTCAGGGCCTTCTGGAAAGAAAAAGCTCAGGTTTCCCCCTACCTCGCGCTCAGGCCTGCTAGTGCCTCCCTCCAGTTATCTCAGGCACCGCTACTCTGCAGTCCAGTGTGGCAGCTGAGCTGTActtggccccaggcctccaggAAGGGGATGACACGGTGGGAGCTGCTTTGGGGGAGTCCCACACAGGGCGGGGAGATGCTCTTACATGAACTTTCCTCAGGGGGAGCAGCGCTTGCCCTGGCCCCCCCAGCAACAGCCCAAGGAAATAAAGGTCTTGGCACTGGGAGTGTGTCCAGTGGTGCAGCGGGGTGGAGGGATGGGCTGGttgggggttggagcaaataaaACACCTGGCTGCCACTATTTACTGCTTCATGGACTCGGGGAATTTTGGCCCACGTTTTGGGATTCCTAGGTGTCTTTTGTTTCCCTCTGTGCTGCGCCCAGTTATGGACAGGATAAAGCAGAGCTGGAGAGCTGAGGCCTGTGTGTGATTGTTGGGTGCTATAAGTGGGTCATTAAAGGACTGGCTGAAACAAACCCTGTCGCTCGTGGAGTCAGGAGGTTCAGCCTAGCAGGTTTCCCCATCCCTGGTACAGcccccagctggagaacaaagtgGGAAAGTGTCAGTGGCTGGCTTACGAGCTGGCCTTGGGAGAGACATGCGTTACTGAGACAAAGGGCTTGTTACACAGTGGTTCTCCCAGTGgtgcaggtaatccacctccccaagagatggcGTAGCTGGGGTGATAGGGATTTAGGGCGGCTTAACAATGACTCTCAGTGTGCTgggtttttcacatccctgagggATGTAGTTAAACTAAGTTAATATTCTAGCATAGAGCAGGCCTAAGAACAAAGGGACAGAGCCAGATTGCCAAAGTGGCTTTGACAGCAGCCTGGCTTAGGAGACCTGGCCATGTATGGGCCTGGCTGaacactaagggcatggctacacttgcaaatgtagagcactttgagttaaaccagccttcacagagcacagtagggaaagccctgcagtctgtccacactgacagctgcaagcacactggcgtggccacatttgcggcacttgcagagGCATTGGGAGCGGTGTATTATGGGCAGTTATCCCatcatgcaagtgactgcaacgtgcttttcaaatgggggtggagtgtgacagggagtgtgttgtgtgtatgtggagggagagagtgggtttttggggggctgagagcatgtcagcatgctggcttgtaaattcagacaacagcagacacttcccccccccccagcattccacagtaatggttgctttgtctcagaacagataagcagccagctgtcagaaacggagctttcaaagggcatatccacattTCTGtagcgattcaaaaacaatgaaaagagtGGCCATGtgatttaaggggattatgggacgtttccggaggctgatcagagcacagtaatgcaacacctcgttcacactgatgccTGGGTTTTTCAGCCAAGACGCAGCAAGCGTCAGtcttctcgccgaggtggagtaccaggagcgctttAGCTGTGGGTGCCTTGCTAGTGTGGATGGGGAGTGAGCTGgggcgcccggggctgctttaatgtgctctaacttgcaagtgtagtcAAGCCCTACATTTTTGTGTGCTAATCTAAGGGCTCAGCTGCTGTAGCACAGGTAGAGAACAATAGTAATTTGTTCCCACGTGTGAAAAAGGCTGGGTGGGGCTACTGCAGATACGTAGCATTATGCAGTAtcagcctcccccagcagcctggaTTTGCTGCAGGGATCCCAGAACGATAGGGATCACGGTACCCAGAGGCCCCCTGGGAACCCAATGGGTCTGCCCTCCCACCTGCCTGGAACAGGGACTCTCTCCCTCACTTCTCTGGAACAGGGCATGTGCACAGACAGGGTGTC
Proteins encoded in this window:
- the TPP1 gene encoding tripeptidyl-peptidase 1, which codes for MEARFLLVVALSLPGWCLSRAGPEQDQSLQVPAGWSHVGRVAPLDEIVLTFALRQQNVEHLAKLVRRVSDPDSPQYGKYLSLEELRTLVQPSLLTLRTVHKWLGAYGIKGCKTICTLDFLECVMPASTAERLLPGAQFHRYVSGQRSAVRSPVPYTLHEELAEHIDFVGGLHRFPAERKMVIRASRKEEAMAHHQQRRVAFHLGVTPAVLRKRYNLTDGDIGAMPNNSQACAQFLEQYFHPADLAEFMWLFGSSFGHRSQVDRVVGHQRLGKAGLEASLDVEYIMSTGANISTWVFSNAGRHESQEPFLAWMLLLSNTSSLPWVHSVSYGDDEDSLSWAYMERLNVEFMKAAARGLTLLFASGDEGAGCRKLAGGRHTFRPSFPASSPYVTTVGGTAFKNPFQVTWEVTDYISGGGFSNVFPMPDYQAAAVRNFLHSAPKLPPHSYYNSSGRAYPDLAALSDNYWVVTNHIPLPWVSGTSASTPVVGGIVALINDRRLQKGLPPLGFLNPALYKLQEKGSSTALYDVTQGCHLSCLDAAVEGQGFCAGPSWDPVTGWGTPNFPQLLRALLNQ